GGCATCGCCAGTCCGGACGCGCTCACGGTGGGTGCCTCGCGGATCGGTGGGTCGGTTCGGCCCGCCTCGTCCGGCGTCACGCGTCTCGTGTCGGCGCCGGCCGCGGGCGGCGTCTCCTCGGCCGGCGGGGGCACGGCTCTCGTCGTGTCGGTGCTGGGCGCCTTCGCCTCGGGCGGCGCGTCGACCACGTCGCGGCCGTCGGCGCAGTCGCACTCGACGCCGGGAGGCCGCTCCGAGGCCGGTTCGAACCGGCACGCGGCGAGGGCGCAGAGCAGGAGTAGGGCGAGTGCGCGCATGGGCCTGGGGGAACGCCGGTCCCCTACGCCCAGCCCGGATCGCCCGATCCACGCGCCCGTTGGTACCGGGCATTCCGACCTCCTGCCATGTCTGTCCAACTCAACACCTCCGGCCGCGACCACGCCCGCGACCTCGTCGCCAAGGACCAGTACGTCAAGGACTCTGACTGGTCAGAGGCCCAGCCCTCCACCGACGACGAGAACGACTTCATCGAGCGGAACGGCTGGGACGCCTACGCCCAGTGGCACCTCGCGATCGACACCGACGAGAACGAGGAGACGAAGGGCCGCTACAAGTTCCCCTTCGGCGACTTCCGACGCGTCCACCGGAGCGGCCTCGTCGCCGCCAAGCAGCGGGCCGGCGAGTGGGACTATGCCGACGTGGAAGAGGCCGCCGACGCGCTCCTCCAGGACGTGCCTTCCGCCTGACCCCGCCCGCCTCGACGCCTCCGTCCACCGACTCCTCGAGGCGGGCGTGGTCAGCCGCGTGTCCGGTCCGGGTCGACGGGCCGGATCAGGCCCTCCTGCGCCGCGCTCGCCACGAGCCGGCCGTCGGCGTCGGTGACCTGCCCGCGCGTGAAGCCCCGCGCGCCGGCCGCCGTCGGCGCCTCCATCGAGTACAGGAGCCAGTCGTCGGCGCGGAACGGGCGGTGGAACCAGAGCGCGTGGTCGAGCGAGGCCGCCTGGATCGTCCCGTCGAACACCGACCGCGCGTGCGGGAGCAGCGCCGTCTGGAGGAGGCCCCAGTCGCTCGCGTAAGCCAGCACGGCCTGGTGGATCAGCGGGTCGTCGGGGAGCGGGCCGGCCGCCTTCAGCCACGTCGCCGCGCGTGCCTCGCGGGGCTCCGGCGCGAGCGGGTTCACGGGGTCGACCGGCCGGAAGTGGATCGGGCGCTCGCGTGTGAGGACGGTCCGGAGCGGCTCCGGGATCTGGTCGGCGACGGCCGTCGCGAGGTCGCGCTCGGACGGGACGCCCTCGGGGCCGTGCACGTCGGGCCGCTCGGGCTGATGCTCGAGGCCCGGCTCGTCGCGGTGGAACGAGAGCGACGCGTTGAAGATGGGCCGCCCGTGCTGGATGGCCGTCACGCGCCGCGTCGTGAACGAGCCGCCGTCGCGGAGCTTCTCGACCTCGTACACGATGGGCGCCTCGACGTCGCCCGGGAGGATGAAGTAGGCGTGGAGCGAGTGGCACTGGCGACCGCCCTCGACGGAGCGGCCAGCGGCCACGAGCGCCTGCGCCAGCACCTGCCCGCCGAACACGCGCGGGCTCGCGAGCGGCCGGTTCCGCCCGCGGAAGATGTGGACCTCGATGGGCTCGAGGTCGAGGAGGTCGAGGAGGTCGTCGAGCGCGCTCATCTGGGGTCGAGAGAGGTGAGGCCCAAGAAACCGAGGCCGGACGCCCTCGGGGGGCGTTCATGCGTTTTCATCGCGGGGGCTTGCCAGGACGCCCCCCTGTCGGGTTATTTCGCGTCGTGCGCGGCGGGACCCCCCGCCCGCACCGAGCCGAGTCGCTCCGGCCCGTTCACCCTCACCCACCGGCGCTCTGCGCCCCCCGTTGACATGAAGAAGTTCCTGCCCCTGATTGCTGCCCTCGCCGTCTTCGGTTGCGCCGAGGAGCCGGCCGACGTCGACACGACCATCGTGGAGCCCGCCGAGACCGTCACCCCCCCGGCCGACGACATGATGATGGACGACACCACCATGACGGACGACATGATGATGGAGGACACCACCATGGTGGACGGCGAGATGATGGAGGACACGACGTCCACCATGTAATCGCCTCGGGCCTCGGCCCGATCGATTCCCGCGCCCCGGTTGCCGCTTGGCAGCCGGGGCGCGCTCGTTTCTGGCCCGCCCCGCCTCGGGCACGAACCGCCCGAGGCGGGCGGGGTCAGCGGGCGCCCGTGGGACCGGCGTGGGCGTTCGGCTCCGCGCCGGGGTGGAGCGCGACGGTCTCGGAACGGGCCTGCTCCGGCTCCGACGGCGTCTGGCCCGAGCGCCGGCCCGGCCCGCGCTCGTCGAGCGCCCGGTCGATGTTGTAGGCCGCCGAGATCAGGCCGAGGTGGCTGAACGCCTGGGGGAAGTTGCCCAGCGCCTGCCCGCTCAGCCCGGTCATCTCGGCGAACAGGCCGAGGTGGTTCGAGTAGCCCAGCATCTTCTCGAACATGACGCGGGCCTTCTCGAGGTAGGCCGGCTCGATCCGTCCGGCCCGCGCGAGGGCCTCCACGAGCCAGAACGAGCACAGGTTGAACGCGCCCTCCTCGCCCCCGACGCCGTCGTCGATCTCGCCCGTGTTGTAGCGCCAGACGAGGCAGTCCGACGTCAGGCCGCCGTCCTCGGGCGCCTTGAGCGTCTCCTCCAGCGTCGCGATCATCCGCGGGTCGTTGGGCCCGGTGAAGAAGACGAGCGGCATGAGGAGGTTCGAGGCGTCGAGCGCCGTCCCGCCGAAGGCCTGGACGAACGCGCCGCGCTCCTTGGACCAGCCCCGCTCCATGATGGCCTTGTAGATCTTGTCGCGCGTCTTGAGCCAGCGCTTGCGGGGCGCGGGGAGCGACCGCTTGTCGGCGAGGCGGAGCGCCCGGTCGAGGGCCACCCAGCACATCAGCTTCGAGTACACGAAGTGCTCGCGCGCGCCCCGCACCTCCCAGATCCCCTCGTCCGGCCGGTCCCAGTTGGCGCAGACCCAGTCGACGTACTTGACGATGTCGGTCCAGAACTCCCACGCGACGGGCGTCCCGTACTTGTCGTAGAGGTAGACGGCGTCCAGCAACTCGCCGTAGATGTCAAGCTGGAGCTGGTCGGCGGCCCCGTTCCCCACGCGGACCGGCCGCGAGCCCATGTACCCCTCGAGGTGGTCGAGCTCGAACTCCGGCATGT
This sequence is a window from Rubrivirga marina. Protein-coding genes within it:
- a CDS encoding acyl-CoA thioesterase produces the protein MSALDDLLDLLDLEPIEVHIFRGRNRPLASPRVFGGQVLAQALVAAGRSVEGGRQCHSLHAYFILPGDVEAPIVYEVEKLRDGGSFTTRRVTAIQHGRPIFNASLSFHRDEPGLEHQPERPDVHGPEGVPSERDLATAVADQIPEPLRTVLTRERPIHFRPVDPVNPLAPEPREARAATWLKAAGPLPDDPLIHQAVLAYASDWGLLQTALLPHARSVFDGTIQAASLDHALWFHRPFRADDWLLYSMEAPTAAGARGFTRGQVTDADGRLVASAAQEGLIRPVDPDRTRG